A genome region from Panthera leo isolate Ple1 chromosome A2, P.leo_Ple1_pat1.1, whole genome shotgun sequence includes the following:
- the TSPAN13 gene encoding tetraspanin-13 codes for MVCGGFACSKNCLCALNLLYTLVSLLLIGIAAWGIGFGLISSLRVVGVVIAVGIFLFLIALVGLIGAVKHHQVLLFFYMIILLLVFVVQFSVSCACLALNEEQQGQLLEVGWNNTASARNDIQRNLNCCGFRTYNPNDTCLASCVKSSHPCSLCAPIIGKYAGEVLRFVGGIGLFFSFTEILGVWLTYRYRNQKDPRANPSAFL; via the exons TTGGTTAGTCTGTTGCTAATTGGAATCGCCGCATGGGGCATTGGTTTCGGGCTGATTTCCAGCCTCCGGGTGGTCGGCGTCGTCATTGCAGTGGGCATTTTCCTGTTCCTGATTGCCTTGGTGGGGCTGATTGGAGCTGTAAAACACCATCAGGTGTTgctttttttt TACATGATTATTCTCTTACTCGTATTCGTTGTTCAGTTTTCTGTATCATGTGCTTGCTTAGCCCTGAACGAGGAGCAACAG GGTCAGCTTCTCGAAGTTGGTTGGAACAATACAGCAAGTGCTCGAAATGACATCCAGAGAAATTTAAATTGCTGTGGGTTTCGAACTTATAACCCAAATGACACCTGTCTGGCT AGCTGTGTCAAAAGCAGCCACCCATGTTCACTGTGTGCTCCAATAATAGGAAAATATGCTGGAGAGGTTTTGAGATTTGTTGGTGGCATTGGCCTCTTCTTCAGCTTCACAGAG aTCCTGGGTGTTTGGCTGACCTACAGATACAGGAACCAGAAAGATCCTCGTGCTAATCCTAGTGCATTCCTTTGA